In Scophthalmus maximus strain ysfricsl-2021 chromosome 5, ASM2237912v1, whole genome shotgun sequence, a single window of DNA contains:
- the rgs1 gene encoding regulator of G-protein signaling 21 isoform X2 has translation MAIKLCCFPKDPLEDVETWSESVDKLLGCKAGQIAFREFLKSEYSEENILFWLACEEYKKIKTVPEMISSANRIYSEFVQTEAPRQINIDCGTRENITKNISKPTLTSFDTAQKLIYSLMARDCYPRFLKSDLYQGLLRRTDSR, from the exons ATGGCGATAAA ATTGTGCTGCTTTCCCAAGGATCCACTGGAGGATGTTGAGACTTGGAGTGAGTCTGTGGACAAACTCCTCGGTTGTAAAG CCGGACAGATAGCTTTCCGGGAGTTCCTGAAGTCCGAGTACAGTGAGGAGAACATACTTTTTTGGCTCGCCTGTGAGGAgtacaaaaaaatcaagaccGTCCCAGAGATGATTTCGTCTGCCAACAGGATCTACTCAGAGTTTGTCCAAACAGAAGCACCCCGGCAG ATCAACATAGATTGCGGTACCAGAGAAAATATAACAAAGAACATCTCCAAGCCGACCCTGACTTCGTTCGATACGGCACAGAAGCTCATCTACAGCCTGATGGCCAGGGATTGTTACCCGCGGTTCCTAAAATCAGATCTTTATCAAGGACTCCTGAGGAGAACTGATTCAAGGTGA
- the rgs1 gene encoding regulator of G-protein signaling 21 isoform X1 codes for MWKIPRRFSAAGRLCCFPKDPLEDVETWSESVDKLLGCKAGQIAFREFLKSEYSEENILFWLACEEYKKIKTVPEMISSANRIYSEFVQTEAPRQINIDCGTRENITKNISKPTLTSFDTAQKLIYSLMARDCYPRFLKSDLYQGLLRRTDSR; via the exons ATGTGGAAAATACCGAGGAGGTTTTCAGCCGCT GGTAGATTGTGCTGCTTTCCCAAGGATCCACTGGAGGATGTTGAGACTTGGAGTGAGTCTGTGGACAAACTCCTCGGTTGTAAAG CCGGACAGATAGCTTTCCGGGAGTTCCTGAAGTCCGAGTACAGTGAGGAGAACATACTTTTTTGGCTCGCCTGTGAGGAgtacaaaaaaatcaagaccGTCCCAGAGATGATTTCGTCTGCCAACAGGATCTACTCAGAGTTTGTCCAAACAGAAGCACCCCGGCAG ATCAACATAGATTGCGGTACCAGAGAAAATATAACAAAGAACATCTCCAAGCCGACCCTGACTTCGTTCGATACGGCACAGAAGCTCATCTACAGCCTGATGGCCAGGGATTGTTACCCGCGGTTCCTAAAATCAGATCTTTATCAAGGACTCCTGAGGAGAACTGATTCAAGGTGA